GTGGTGGGCCTGTTCGTGGCGTTTCCTGTATGGCTTGCGGACCGTGTCGCGCCGCTGCTCGGCGCGTCGGGATTGCTGAAACACCTCGTGGAGGGATTGGTACGAGCGCTGGTCTTCATCGCATACGTGGGTGTCGTTGGTCTTTGGAAGGACATGGCCAGGATCTTCGCGTACCACGGGGCGGAACACAAGACGATCAACGCCTACGAACACGACGCGTCCCTCGTTCCGGAGGTGGTGGCGCGTTATTCCCGCATTCATCAGCGCTGCGGCACGTCCTTTCTTCTCATCGTCGTCGCGGTGAGCGTTGTGGTTTTCTCTCTCGCCGGAGGCGGTCCCCTGTGGTGGAGGGCCCTGTCCAGAGTGTTCCTGCTGCCCCCCGTCATCGGTATTTCCTACGAACTGATCAAGTGGAGCTGTCGTTCCGGACGGACAGGAGAACTGCTCATGAAACCAGCTCTTCTGCTGCAGTATTTCACGACTCGTGAGCCGGATCTGGAGCAGATTGCCGTGGGTGTTGCCTCGTTGCACGCGGCTCTCGAAGAACAGGAAAGTTTTCCCGTTGCCGCTCCGGAAAGGCCGGAGGAATAATCATGGATCTCAACGGCAAACTTGAGGACGTGGTTCGCTCCTTCGAGGAGCTTGAATTGCGCATGGCCGATCCTGGAGTTACGGGCAATCTCCAGGAGTTGCAGCGCATGGCGAAGAAACACGCCGAGATGGAAGAAGTCGTCGCCGTTTACAAGGAGGTCAAGGCCAAGAGACAGCAGCTTTGCGAAGCTCGTGAACTCTCCGAGAGCGGAGACCCCGAGATAGAGGCATTGGCCAAGGAGGAAGTGCACGCGCTGGAATCGGACATCGAGGATTTGGAACGGCGTCTGCAGGTTCTTCTCCTGCCGAAGGACCCCAACGACGAAAAGAGTGTCATCGTGGAGATCCGCGGAGGTGCCGGCGGTGACGAAGCGGCATTGTTCGCCGCGAATCTTATGCGCATGTACTGCCGTTTTGCAGAGCTGCAGGGATGGAAGGTCGAAATTCTCACCCAGAGCGAGACGGGCATCGGAGGCATTAAAGAAGTGGTTTTTCGCGTCGACGGAACTGGAGCATACAGCAAATTCAAGTACGAAAGCGGTGTGCACCGGGTGCAGCGTGTTCCCGTTACGGAATCCTCCGGCAGAATTCACACCTCCACGGCAACCGTGGCCGTTCTCCCCGAGGTGGAGGATGTGGATATCGAGATCCGCACGGAGGACCTGCGCATCGACACGTTCCGTGCAAGCGGAGCCGGTGGGCAGTACGTCAACATGACCGATTCAGCGGTTCGGATCACGCACATCCCGACGGGGGTTGTCGTGAGCTGTCAGGATGAGCGCTCTCAGCTCAAGAACCGCGCCAAGGCTATGCGCCTTCTGCGGGCCAAACTTTACGACGCGGAGCTGCAGCGCAAGCAGGTGGAACAGGCGGCGGACCGGAAGGGACAGGTCGGGACCGGGGATCGGTCGGAGCGGATACGCACCTACAATTTCCCGCAGAACAGAGTCACCGACCATCGCATCGGCTTGACGCTCTACAAACTGGATCAGATCCTGGAGGGGAATTTACTGGAGATGATCGACGCACTTATCCTGGCGGATCAGAGTGCGAAACTGCAACACATCAACCAATAGTGGGAGAACGCGAGCGTGGCGGAGACTCTGGAGACGTTGCGACGGAAGGTTGCGGAGCTTCTTTTCCGAAACGGAGTGACGGAAACTCCTCTCCTCGATACGGACCGTTTGTTCTGTGCGCTTTTGGGATATTCCAGAGCCGAGATATGGAGCCGATCCAGGGAATTGCTCGACGAGGTCCATGTCGCCCGAATCCTGTACATGGCGCGGCGGCGAGCCGGAGGAGAACCTTTGGCATATGTCCTTGGAGAGGCTGGGTTTTATGGAAGGTCATTTGCGGTGAATCCGGGCTGTCTCGTTCCACGGCCGGAAACGGAGATTCTTGTGGAAGAGGCACTGAAACGGCTTCCCGAGCGAGGGACATTTCTCGACTGGGGAACGGGAAGCGGCTGTATCGCCGCGACGCTTCTTCTCGAATGCCCCACCGCCCGAGGCTTCGCTCTCGAGGCTTCGCCTCGTGCAGTGGTCATGGCGTGGCACAATTTCCGGCGCCATGGTCTCCTCCCGGCAGTGACACTCCTCCATTCCTCCACCTGCGATGCACTTCCCTCCGCCTGCATGGACATGGTGCTCGGCAATCCTCCCTACATTCCCACTGCTCAAATCCCTTTTCTCATGAGAGAGGTGCGCGATTTCGAACCTCATTCGGCGCTTGATGGGGGAGTGGACGGCCTTGACGCCTACCGTTTCTTGTTGCCTGTAGCGTCAAGGCTTCTCCGCCCTGGGGGGTGGCTTCTACTGGAGATCGGCGGGGAGGAGCAGGTGGCGCCTCTTCGCGATCTTGAGGATGGGCTTGTTTTTTGTGGAAGCCGACCCGATCTGAACGGTCATATCCGCGTTCTTTTATGGCGTAAAGGGGAGAAGATGGCGTAAAATACCTTCGTAGTCTGTCGTGTGAGAGACGCGACAGGAAAGTGTTCTTCCGTTTCCTGCATGCTTGAAAAGAGCAGTTCATTTTGTGTTAGCGACTGGGAGGTCGATTGTCATGGAAAAGCGTGAACTCGTCATTCTCGGTGCCGGTCCTGCAGGCATGACGGCCGCCATTTACGGGAAGCGTTCCGGGCTTGATGTCCTTGTGCTTGAAAAGGGGATCCCCGGGGGCCAGATTGCGATAACCGACGAGATTGAAAATTGGCCGGGCGTAATTCACGCCACCGGAGCGGAACTCGCTGAATCCTTCCGTCGCCATGCAGAGAAGTTTGCTCCCGAATTTAGGGATGCGACCGTCACGGGAATCGAAGTTCGGAACGGGACGAAGGTTCTTGTGACGGAAAAAGAGGAAATCGAGGCGGAGGCGATCATTCTCGCCACGGGGGCTACGTTCAAGAAGCTCGGATGTCCCGGCGAAGCGGAATTTGCCGGACGTGGCGTGAGTTATTGCGCCGTGTGTGATGGAGCCTTTTTCCAGGACGTGGAGATTGCCGTGGTAGGCGGAGGGAACACTGCAGTGGAAGAAGCGGTGTATCTCACACAATTTGCGTCGAAGGTTTACATCATCCATCGGAGAGATTCTTTCCGTGCCGACAAGATGGCGGTGGAAAGGGCACTGGGAAATCCAAAGATCGTTCCAGTCTGGAACAGCGTTGTGGAAAGCATTCAGGGATCGGACATGGTGGAAAAGCTCCTCATTCGGAACGTGAAATCCGGCGAGGTCTCGGAACTTCCCGTTGAGGGCGTATTTGTTTTTACGGGTATGGTGCCGAATGCGGAGTGTGTGAAGGGACTCGTGAAAACCACGGAACAGGGATGGATCCTCACGGATGAAAAGATGGAAACCTCTATGGAGGGGCTCTTTGCGGCGGGAGACGTCCGAGATAAATACCTGCGGCAGGTCGTGACAGCGGCGGGGGACGGTGCAGTTGCCGCTATGGCTGCCTACGCCTATATCTCCGAACAGGTACATCTGCGCGGTCTTCTTCTCGAACCCGAGAGAGTCGTGGCGCTCTTTTTCTCCAGCGTTGACGAGAAGCAGATGCGACTCGTCGATGACGTGGAAAAATGGATCGCCTCATCGGGAAAACACATTGTTTTCGTGGACGGTTACAGAAACGCCAAAATGGTAGAGAAACTTGGACTTGCCCAGCTGCCCCTCCTCGTGGAGTTGCGGAAAGGGAGCGTGGCGAGTTCCAGGACGTTTTCTTCCGTGGCGGATCTTCGGTCCGTGCTCTCGTAGATCGGGGAGTATCATCGCACACCGCGGATTCCTGTTTTGGAGGTGGTGCAGTTTTGATCGTGACCGTAACGTTGAACCCCGCCGTTGACGAAGAGTACATTCTCCCGGAGTTCCGACCGGGAGGTTGGTCTAGAGCGACTCATGTTGATCGTTCTCCCGGAGGTAAAGGCATCAATGTTTCCATGATCCTGAGCCAACTCGGCTGCGAGTCGGCGGCAATGGGTTTTTTGGCCGGCTTCACGGGGGAGTATGTCAGAGATGTTCTTCGCCGTCATCGAATCACCACGAATTTTGTCCACGTTCCCGGGGAAACGCGGACGAACGTCTATATTGTGGACGAGATCGGCCACATCGAGACGGGCATCGCCGAACTCGGTCCCTATATTCCCGAAGATGCCCTGGGGCGGTTGGTGACGAATTTCGACAGAATGCTTCATCGCGCTCACCTTGTCTCGATAGGCGGTTCCCTTCCACCGGGAGTTCCTCAGGATTTCTACCGGGAACTCGTCAGAAACGCGAAGGGTAAGGGAATTCCCACCTTCATCGACGCGGCGGGCGCGCCGCTCATGGCGGCTCTCGAAGCTGGGCCGACCGTTGCCAAGATAGACCACCGATTCATGGCCCGTGTGGCGGGTATCCCCCTGACCTCCATCGACAACCTGATCGAGATCGTGTCGAAGGTGCACGACCAAGGGGTGGAGTACGCGGTTACCTCGTACCGAAGCTACGGTGACGTGTTCTTCACACCGGAAGGCATCTACCTGGCGGCACTGGATCGAAGGAATTTCGTCTCCATGTTCGGCGCGGGCGATGCGCTTATGGCAGGACTTGTCGTCGCCTACGACGAAAGGATGTCCGCGGAGGAGTGTGTGCGCTTCAGCATGGCCTGCGCCTACGAGGATTCTCTACACGTGGAAAAAGGGGTTCGGAGCCGTGAGGCTGTGGAGGTTCTCATGGACAGAATCGAAGTGGAAAAGCTTTCTTGACGTGCTAGTCCGGACGGGAACGTCACGAGGAGGGACATCATGCGGATCGGCGATGTGATGGATCGAGATCTCACCGCTATCGCACCGGATTCTCCGGTTTCCGAAGCCATCGAAGTACTGTCGCGACATCGACTGACGGGAGTTCCCGTAGTCGATGAGGAGGGACACGTTCTCGGTTTCATCAGTGAAAAGGACATCATCAAAGCGGCTTTGCCGGGGTACTTCGAGTATCTCCAGGACTCTTCCTTCATCCCCGATTTCGACCAGTTTCAGACACGTCTGCGTCGCATCAGCCGCGAGCCCGTCCAGCGCTTCATGGTCAAAAAAGTTGCTACCTTCAAGGAAGAGGACAGTGATTTCAGCGTTGCCATGACCCTCATACAGCAGAACATCAAGAGGGCTCCCGTGCTCCGTGAGGGAATCCTTGTCGGTGTGGCGAACAGGGCGGATCTTTTGGAACGGCTCATGGCAGACGGGAAATGATCTGTGTGAGGGGTTTGACCACGGTAATTCGTGCCCCTGGAACCACCGATAATGAACAAGGGAGGGATGGGGCATGAACGATGAAAAAAAGGTACAGAAGGCTCAGGAAGCGTATAGGGCCAACCAAATACAGACCGCATCGCGGGAACAATTGCTTCTGATAACCTATGACATCGGTATCAATGCGTGCAAAGCCGCCGAGGAGGGCCTTCGGAAAAACGAGATAGAGACTGTGAACGAGAGCCTCAAACGTGCTCAGGCAGTTCTTCGTGAACTGATGGTCACGCTTGATGTCGAAGCGGGCGGAGAAGTGGCACAGAATCTTCTGCGACTCTATGATTTTATGTATTATCGCCTTGTGGACGCGAATGTACGCAAAGACGTTCTTCTAGTAATTGCCGTTCGAGAAATGTTCCAGGAATTGCGCAACACTTGGGCGGAAGCCATTGAAAAACTGAAGGCAGAAGAGCTTTTGGTGAAACAGGAAGAAGTCCGCACCTCTCCGGTTTCTGCAGGTTCCCAGAGCGGACATCAAGGAGGGGTGAACTTTGCCGGATGAATTGAAGGAGCAACTTCACGAATTGCTTCTCCTGGAAAAAGCGCTGTACGAAGAATTGGACGGCATGGTTGGTAAGGAAGAGCACTACGTTCAGGAAGAGAACTGGAGTGCTCTGCTTGCGGTTCTGCAGGAAAAGCAGAGCATTATTTCCCGTCAGGAGATCCTCCAGGAATCCTGGAAAGGGTTTTCTTCTCTCTTGGACGTGCACGGCGGTCGGGAGAGTCCCGCTTTTTGGGATGCCGTGGCGAAGCGTGTCGGAGAGAGTGCGTATAAGGAAATCAAAGCCCTCATCCACGAACTTCGCTCTCTTGCCGCGGGGACTCTTGAGCGAGAACGCAGCGTCCAGGAAACTCTCGAGAATCACCTTGAGGATCTGCGGAGACGGATGCTTCAGATGCAACAGGGCAAACAGGCATTTCAGGGATACCTGAAGAGTGGTTCCTCCATCGCACAACCAAGGAACAGCTTCGATAGCGCCTCGAAAAAAACGCTTCCGTGAAGATGAAGATGTTTATTGTCTCCCTTTTTCCGCAGGTGTTTTCGTTCCCCTCTCGGCATGTTTCCTTTATATGGCGATCCTGCGGACGAACTTCGTTCCGCTCCGTTTTTTCGTGGTTCGCCGTTTTTCTTGCGTTCTGTCTTCCCGCAGTAACGTTCGCGGACACCGGCGGAACCTCCTCCATATCCGGACCGGAAGTGAAGAAAGAGCTTGAACTGGGCGAAAAAGTCGCTGCGGAAATTGAGGGACACTGGAACCGAATCGTCGATCCCGCAAAGATTGCCCATGTATCCATGATTGCGGAGAAACTGATCCCCCATCTGGAGCGAACTCTTCCCTTTGAGGTTCGCCTTATCGAAGACAAAACACCCAACGCATTTGCTCTTCCCGGAGGCATCGTTTTCGTCACTACAGGGATGCTCGACTTTGTCCGGAGCGATCACGAGCTGGCGGCCATTCTCGCGCATGAATTCATTCATACCGATCGACGTCATGGAATGATTCAGGTTGCCCGGAACGAACGATTGAACCTGCTTTCTCTCGCCGTCGTCATTGCATCGAAAGGACAAGGAGCGGCTCTTTTGATGGCCGGCCTTGCCCAGGTAGCCATTATGAACAACTACAGCAGGGACCTCGAGGAAGAAGCGGACCGGGAGGGACTTGCCGTCCTCTTCCATGCCGGCTACGAACCCTCCGGCATGGTTACGGTCATGGAACGTCTTTCCGAGGAAAAACTCAAGCGTCCCTACGTAGACCCGGGTATTTTTCAGAGCCATCCCGATGTAGAGGATCGCGTGAACTATCTCATTGAGACCATGCGGAACAATGGGTGGAAACTTCAGCGAAAGATTCCCCTGCGTCTCCTTCGTCCGCGGTGGATCGACAAGGAAGGACGCTCCTCGCTCTTTCTCGACCAAACGTTGATCTGGTCTGTTCCTGAGGGGGTTCTCTCAAAAAAAGAAATGAACGCTCTCGTTGAGGTGCTCGACGAAAATCTTCAGCTCGAACTTCCACCGTACGACATTCACCTGCTCGAAGAAGATGGGAGTTCCGTTTTCAGAATAGGATTTTCTCTCTTTTTGAAAGAACCCCTACCAGTAGGAGCGGATCCACTTCCCCAGGTACGGGAACGATTGCTTCAGGCCCTCCGGGAGGCCCAACGAAAACACCCCCTCGGGAACTATCTCAGGTGAGCATTTCCGCATCTTCAGCTTGATCGTCCCTCCGTGTTACACTGAAAAGGAGATTCGTGCGCGAATGGGGGAATAAACATGGCGCACATGGCGCTCTACCGGAGATACCGGCCACAGAGATTCGCTGATGTGGCCGGTCAAGATGCCGCTGTGGGCGTTCTTCAGCGTTCCGTTGCGGAAGGACGGTTGGCTCATGCCTACCTCTTTTCCGGTCCCAGGGGATGCGGCAAGACGAGTCTTGCCAGAATCGTCGCAAAGGTCCTGAACTGCAGTGATCCTTCGTCTGGTCCGGAACCCTGCGGCCAGTGCGAATCCTGCCGGGGAATCGCAAGAGGCGACAGCCTTGACGTCGTCGAAATCGACGGTGCTTCAAACCGAGGGATCGACGAGATTCGTGAACTGAAAGCTCATGTC
Above is a genomic segment from Aminiphilus circumscriptus DSM 16581 containing:
- a CDS encoding DUF1385 domain-containing protein: MKMLKIANTVVLTLSNLLALGAERIPVGGQAVIEGVLMRGPHKWGLSVRRPEGELWSTSWRNLPWTATGIWKYPVFRGMATMAEMLTVGMRALSQSAQVALGEEEKITPREMILSVVVALLAVVGLFVAFPVWLADRVAPLLGASGLLKHLVEGLVRALVFIAYVGVVGLWKDMARIFAYHGAEHKTINAYEHDASLVPEVVARYSRIHQRCGTSFLLIVVAVSVVVFSLAGGGPLWWRALSRVFLLPPVIGISYELIKWSCRSGRTGELLMKPALLLQYFTTREPDLEQIAVGVASLHAALEEQESFPVAAPERPEE
- the prfA gene encoding peptide chain release factor 1 codes for the protein MDLNGKLEDVVRSFEELELRMADPGVTGNLQELQRMAKKHAEMEEVVAVYKEVKAKRQQLCEARELSESGDPEIEALAKEEVHALESDIEDLERRLQVLLLPKDPNDEKSVIVEIRGGAGGDEAALFAANLMRMYCRFAELQGWKVEILTQSETGIGGIKEVVFRVDGTGAYSKFKYESGVHRVQRVPVTESSGRIHTSTATVAVLPEVEDVDIEIRTEDLRIDTFRASGAGGQYVNMTDSAVRITHIPTGVVVSCQDERSQLKNRAKAMRLLRAKLYDAELQRKQVEQAADRKGQVGTGDRSERIRTYNFPQNRVTDHRIGLTLYKLDQILEGNLLEMIDALILADQSAKLQHINQ
- the prmC gene encoding peptide chain release factor N(5)-glutamine methyltransferase; this translates as MAETLETLRRKVAELLFRNGVTETPLLDTDRLFCALLGYSRAEIWSRSRELLDEVHVARILYMARRRAGGEPLAYVLGEAGFYGRSFAVNPGCLVPRPETEILVEEALKRLPERGTFLDWGTGSGCIAATLLLECPTARGFALEASPRAVVMAWHNFRRHGLLPAVTLLHSSTCDALPSACMDMVLGNPPYIPTAQIPFLMREVRDFEPHSALDGGVDGLDAYRFLLPVASRLLRPGGWLLLEIGGEEQVAPLRDLEDGLVFCGSRPDLNGHIRVLLWRKGEKMA
- the trxB gene encoding thioredoxin-disulfide reductase; this translates as MEKRELVILGAGPAGMTAAIYGKRSGLDVLVLEKGIPGGQIAITDEIENWPGVIHATGAELAESFRRHAEKFAPEFRDATVTGIEVRNGTKVLVTEKEEIEAEAIILATGATFKKLGCPGEAEFAGRGVSYCAVCDGAFFQDVEIAVVGGGNTAVEEAVYLTQFASKVYIIHRRDSFRADKMAVERALGNPKIVPVWNSVVESIQGSDMVEKLLIRNVKSGEVSELPVEGVFVFTGMVPNAECVKGLVKTTEQGWILTDEKMETSMEGLFAAGDVRDKYLRQVVTAAGDGAVAAMAAYAYISEQVHLRGLLLEPERVVALFFSSVDEKQMRLVDDVEKWIASSGKHIVFVDGYRNAKMVEKLGLAQLPLLVELRKGSVASSRTFSSVADLRSVLS
- a CDS encoding 1-phosphofructokinase family hexose kinase, with protein sequence MIVTVTLNPAVDEEYILPEFRPGGWSRATHVDRSPGGKGINVSMILSQLGCESAAMGFLAGFTGEYVRDVLRRHRITTNFVHVPGETRTNVYIVDEIGHIETGIAELGPYIPEDALGRLVTNFDRMLHRAHLVSIGGSLPPGVPQDFYRELVRNAKGKGIPTFIDAAGAPLMAALEAGPTVAKIDHRFMARVAGIPLTSIDNLIEIVSKVHDQGVEYAVTSYRSYGDVFFTPEGIYLAALDRRNFVSMFGAGDALMAGLVVAYDERMSAEECVRFSMACAYEDSLHVEKGVRSREAVEVLMDRIEVEKLS
- a CDS encoding HPP family protein; amino-acid sequence: MRIGDVMDRDLTAIAPDSPVSEAIEVLSRHRLTGVPVVDEEGHVLGFISEKDIIKAALPGYFEYLQDSSFIPDFDQFQTRLRRISREPVQRFMVKKVATFKEEDSDFSVAMTLIQQNIKRAPVLREGILVGVANRADLLERLMADGK
- the fliS gene encoding flagellar export chaperone FliS; amino-acid sequence: MNDEKKVQKAQEAYRANQIQTASREQLLLITYDIGINACKAAEEGLRKNEIETVNESLKRAQAVLRELMVTLDVEAGGEVAQNLLRLYDFMYYRLVDANVRKDVLLVIAVREMFQELRNTWAEAIEKLKAEELLVKQEEVRTSPVSAGSQSGHQGGVNFAG
- a CDS encoding flagellar export chaperone FlgN, which gives rise to MPDELKEQLHELLLLEKALYEELDGMVGKEEHYVQEENWSALLAVLQEKQSIISRQEILQESWKGFSSLLDVHGGRESPAFWDAVAKRVGESAYKEIKALIHELRSLAAGTLERERSVQETLENHLEDLRRRMLQMQQGKQAFQGYLKSGSSIAQPRNSFDSASKKTLP
- a CDS encoding M48 family metallopeptidase; translation: MKKELELGEKVAAEIEGHWNRIVDPAKIAHVSMIAEKLIPHLERTLPFEVRLIEDKTPNAFALPGGIVFVTTGMLDFVRSDHELAAILAHEFIHTDRRHGMIQVARNERLNLLSLAVVIASKGQGAALLMAGLAQVAIMNNYSRDLEEEADREGLAVLFHAGYEPSGMVTVMERLSEEKLKRPYVDPGIFQSHPDVEDRVNYLIETMRNNGWKLQRKIPLRLLRPRWIDKEGRSSLFLDQTLIWSVPEGVLSKKEMNALVEVLDENLQLELPPYDIHLLEEDGSSVFRIGFSLFLKEPLPVGADPLPQVRERLLQALREAQRKHPLGNYLR